The following are encoded together in the Candidatus Margulisiibacteriota bacterium genome:
- the metK gene encoding methionine adenosyltransferase, whose amino-acid sequence MSKRIMLDKDTFLFTSESVSEGHPDKMADQISDAILDAHLKEDPDSRVACETMVKTGLVIVSGEITSKATVNYEAIARDVVKQIGYAHTDDGFDYETCGVITAIGKQSQDISQGVTEGVGLFKEQGAGDQGIMFGYATNENKEYMPLPIMLAHQLLEKLTELRKSGALPYVKPDSKSQVTVAYKNNKPEYIYSIVISTQHSEDVEHKTIRKDMIEKVIKEVIPANLLNKLEDDRVYINPTGRFVVGGPMGDCGLTGRKIIVDSYGGMSRHGGGAFSGKDPSKVDRSAAYAARYIAKNIVAAGLADRCEVQLAYAIGVAEPISIFLETFGTEKVDKEKIVDIIYKYFPIKPKDIIDSLKLKQPIYQKTASYGHFGRDIFPWEQLDKVDILKKEALK is encoded by the coding sequence ATGAGCAAAAGAATAATGCTGGATAAAGATACCTTCCTGTTTACGTCAGAAAGTGTGTCCGAAGGACATCCTGATAAAATGGCAGACCAGATTAGCGATGCAATATTGGATGCGCATCTCAAGGAAGACCCGGATTCGCGTGTAGCCTGCGAGACAATGGTTAAAACAGGTTTGGTTATCGTATCAGGAGAGATTACATCCAAAGCCACTGTGAATTATGAAGCAATCGCCAGGGATGTAGTTAAACAAATCGGCTACGCTCATACTGATGACGGTTTTGATTATGAAACTTGCGGAGTGATAACAGCTATAGGCAAACAATCCCAGGATATTTCTCAGGGTGTTACCGAAGGTGTGGGTTTATTTAAAGAACAGGGCGCAGGAGACCAGGGGATAATGTTCGGTTACGCTACCAACGAGAATAAAGAATATATGCCATTACCGATAATGCTGGCTCATCAGTTGCTGGAAAAGCTGACAGAACTCAGAAAAAGCGGAGCGTTGCCATATGTTAAGCCGGATAGTAAATCACAGGTAACTGTGGCTTACAAGAACAACAAACCGGAATATATTTATTCTATAGTTATTTCTACCCAGCATAGTGAGGACGTTGAACATAAAACTATTCGTAAAGACATGATCGAAAAGGTTATCAAAGAAGTAATCCCCGCTAATCTGCTGAATAAACTGGAAGATGACAGGGTTTATATTAATCCTACGGGACGTTTCGTTGTAGGCGGCCCTATGGGAGACTGCGGCCTGACCGGCAGAAAAATTATTGTGGACAGTTACGGTGGCATGAGCCGTCATGGCGGCGGTGCTTTTAGCGGCAAAGACCCATCCAAGGTAGACCGTTCTGCAGCGTATGCAGCCAGATATATCGCTAAGAATATTGTGGCAGCTGGACTTGCGGACAGATGTGAAGTACAACTGGCTTACGCTATCGGTGTAGCAGAGCCGATTTCTATTTTTCTGGAAACTTTCGGAACAGAGAAAGTGGATAAGGAAAAAATTGTTGATATAATTTATAAATATTTTCCTATTAAACCAAAAGATATAATCGACAGCCTGAAACTCAAGCAACCAATTTACCAAAAGACAGCATCATATGGCCATTTTGGTAGGGATATCTTCCCTTGGGAACAACTGGACAAAGTTGATATTCTCAAAAAAGAGGCATTAAAATAA
- the rimO gene encoding 30S ribosomal protein S12 methylthiotransferase RimO, whose amino-acid sequence MSLGCPKNLVDTETMMGQVAKQHKLVTDMDKADVMVLNSCCFIQDAEQETIDTLLELKQWKKTSKRKIILAGCYVEIQKDKLLKQYPFIDGIINTGAVSRINEVLEQISKFDGAITIYANHIHNFLGEEQRILSTPPHYAYLKIGEGCNNSCAYCRIPSIRGSALFRPIKQIIEEAEKLADSGVKEIIVVSQDSTMYNYDGYSFSGLLRALDRIDKLAWIRIMYCYPDKISDDLIRTIKASKKIVRYIDMPIQHINDKILNKMNRMSQRKSITNRIDTLREEITDIKLRSTVMVGYPGEDDNDFGELYDYIEETQFDHLGVFAYSQEPGTFSFNMRGQVDEHVKQKRLDAIMNLQKGISKKLNKKYIGQEMDVLIDNSEGGRRYFDAPEIDGFVYVANLKKQDIGQLKKVKIKKALEYDLIGRTT is encoded by the coding sequence ATTAGTCTGGGTTGTCCTAAAAACCTGGTAGATACCGAAACAATGATGGGGCAAGTCGCTAAGCAGCACAAGCTGGTCACAGATATGGACAAAGCGGATGTGATGGTGCTGAACTCCTGCTGTTTTATACAGGATGCGGAACAGGAAACCATCGATACCCTATTGGAACTTAAACAGTGGAAGAAAACTTCTAAACGCAAGATTATCCTGGCCGGATGTTATGTAGAAATCCAGAAGGACAAGTTGCTCAAGCAATATCCTTTTATTGATGGGATTATTAATACGGGCGCAGTATCGCGGATAAATGAAGTTTTAGAACAGATTTCCAAATTTGACGGAGCTATAACGATTTACGCCAATCATATTCATAATTTTTTAGGAGAAGAGCAAAGAATACTCTCCACACCTCCTCATTACGCTTATTTAAAAATAGGTGAAGGCTGCAATAACAGCTGCGCTTATTGCCGCATTCCTTCTATCAGAGGTTCGGCTTTGTTCAGACCGATAAAACAGATAATCGAAGAGGCAGAGAAGCTGGCTGATAGCGGTGTGAAAGAAATTATTGTTGTAAGCCAGGACAGCACCATGTACAACTATGACGGATACAGTTTCAGCGGTCTTTTACGAGCACTGGACAGAATAGATAAACTTGCCTGGATTAGGATTATGTACTGTTATCCTGATAAAATATCCGATGATCTAATTCGTACCATAAAAGCATCGAAAAAAATTGTTAGATATATTGACATGCCAATTCAACATATAAATGATAAAATATTAAATAAAATGAATAGAATGAGTCAAAGGAAGAGTATTACGAACAGAATCGATACATTGCGTGAAGAAATAACTGACATTAAACTGCGTTCCACAGTAATGGTCGGTTACCCCGGAGAAGATGATAATGATTTCGGGGAACTATATGACTATATCGAAGAGACTCAGTTCGATCATTTGGGTGTTTTTGCTTATTCTCAGGAACCGGGTACATTTTCATTTAACATGAGGGGACAAGTTGATGAACATGTCAAACAAAAAAGGCTTGATGCCATTATGAACCTGCAAAAAGGGATAAGTAAAAAACTGAATAAAAAATACATAGGGCAGGAAATGGATGTGCTAATCGATAATAGTGAAGGTGGACGAAGATATTTTGACGCACCGGAAATAGACGGGTTTGTCTATGTGGCAAATCTTAAGAAACAAGATATCGGCCAGCTAAAAAAAGTCAAAATAAAAAAAGCCCTAGAGTATGATTTGATCGGCAGGACCACTTGA
- the pgsA gene encoding CDP-diacylglycerol--glycerol-3-phosphate 3-phosphatidyltransferase: protein MNLANGLTLLRICAIPLLLVLLSVPHVSDTQKIIDLLVFLAITFTDYLDGFLARKLKQETNMGQLLDPLADKMLVFSLLLWFIAAQKIAYYWVAILLFREMAVLGLRSIAALQKVVIKADRLGKIKTVWQYVTLAWLILELPFVDLWVIGMVIITLISGFNYFYENREVLKSG from the coding sequence TTGAATTTAGCCAATGGGCTGACGCTTTTAAGAATCTGTGCGATCCCCCTCCTTCTAGTCCTGTTGTCTGTTCCGCATGTTTCCGATACTCAGAAAATAATCGATTTATTGGTTTTTCTGGCGATTACTTTTACAGACTATCTGGATGGATTTCTGGCCAGAAAGCTTAAGCAGGAAACTAATATGGGGCAACTTTTAGACCCGCTCGCGGATAAAATGTTGGTATTTTCTTTATTGCTCTGGTTTATAGCCGCGCAAAAAATTGCCTATTACTGGGTAGCAATCCTGCTCTTCAGGGAAATGGCTGTGCTGGGCTTAAGGTCTATTGCAGCTTTGCAAAAAGTTGTGATTAAAGCGGACCGACTGGGGAAAATAAAAACAGTCTGGCAATACGTAACATTAGCCTGGTTGATACTGGAGCTACCTTTCGTTGATCTTTGGGTTATCGGTATGGTTATTATTACACTGATATCGGGATTTAATTATTTTTATGAGAACCGAGAGGTTTTAAAAAGTGGCTGA
- a CDS encoding CinA family protein — MQKEVKNLDAIPFKVADLIKEKKYQLVIAESITGGDLSANIVRVPGASDFFVGGIVAYSNLIKVRECLVNPQTIQRYGAVSAQVTMEMAKGVQHKYQTQIALATTGFAGPKREMEKVGLVYITLLIEQQEYSKNFIFSGERTDIIKQTSFAALELLRYYLENFK, encoded by the coding sequence ATGCAGAAGGAAGTAAAAAATCTGGATGCAATTCCCTTTAAGGTCGCTGACCTGATAAAAGAAAAAAAATATCAGCTGGTTATTGCCGAATCTATTACGGGTGGGGATTTAAGTGCTAATATAGTTAGAGTGCCGGGTGCTTCTGATTTTTTTGTCGGAGGCATTGTGGCTTACAGCAATTTGATAAAAGTGCGTGAATGTTTGGTAAATCCCCAGACAATCCAGCGTTATGGGGCTGTAAGTGCGCAGGTTACCATGGAAATGGCCAAAGGAGTGCAGCATAAATATCAAACGCAGATTGCGTTGGCCACTACCGGATTTGCCGGACCCAAACGGGAAATGGAAAAAGTGGGTTTGGTTTACATAACGTTGCTTATTGAGCAACAGGAATATAGCAAGAATTTTATATTTAGCGGAGAAAGAACAGATATTATTAAACAAACATCTTTTGCTGCCCTGGAGTTACTAAGATATTATCTGGAAAATTTTAAATAA
- the recA gene encoding recombinase RecA, with the protein MAENDLSKAVDIAMHQIEKNFGKGAIMKLGDVKKLAMDYIPTGSLRLDAALGVGGLPKGRVVEVFGPESSGKTTVSLHIIAEAQKRGGICAFIDAEHALDPTYAKNIGVNTKELLISQPDYGEQALEIAETLVKSGAVEVIVVDSVAALVPKAELDGEMGDSHIGLQARLMSQALRKLTASVSKSSTIVIFVNQLREKVGIMFGNPEVTPGGKALKFYSSIRLDVRKRDSIKKGEDVIGTLTKIKVVKNKVAIPFKEATVEIIYGKGISKTAEILDIAVENNLIEKYGSWYSYNNEKIGQGKDNAQLYLENNPEIMATLEKKIREILGIPVK; encoded by the coding sequence ATGGCTGAGAATGATTTAAGTAAAGCAGTGGATATAGCAATGCATCAGATTGAAAAAAATTTTGGCAAGGGTGCGATAATGAAGCTGGGTGATGTGAAAAAACTGGCAATGGATTATATTCCTACCGGTTCTCTCAGGCTGGACGCGGCTTTGGGTGTTGGAGGACTGCCTAAAGGTCGTGTGGTAGAAGTTTTTGGGCCGGAAAGTTCAGGTAAAACCACAGTTTCCTTGCACATAATTGCAGAAGCTCAAAAGCGCGGAGGTATTTGTGCTTTTATTGACGCGGAACATGCGCTGGATCCCACATACGCAAAAAATATCGGAGTAAATACCAAGGAACTTCTAATTTCCCAACCGGACTATGGTGAACAGGCTTTGGAAATCGCTGAAACACTGGTGAAGAGCGGGGCTGTGGAAGTAATTGTTGTAGATTCCGTAGCAGCGCTGGTACCCAAGGCGGAACTGGATGGAGAAATGGGGGATTCCCATATAGGACTACAAGCCAGGTTGATGTCGCAGGCGTTGCGCAAACTGACCGCGTCAGTTAGCAAATCATCAACTATTGTTATATTTGTTAATCAGTTACGTGAAAAAGTCGGTATTATGTTCGGTAATCCGGAAGTTACACCCGGCGGCAAGGCTTTGAAATTTTATTCATCGATAAGGCTGGATGTAAGAAAAAGAGACAGTATTAAAAAGGGTGAGGATGTTATCGGAACACTCACAAAAATAAAAGTTGTAAAAAATAAAGTAGCCATTCCTTTCAAAGAAGCTACGGTAGAAATTATTTACGGGAAAGGAATTTCTAAAACAGCAGAAATACTGGATATAGCTGTTGAAAATAATCTCATAGAAAAGTATGGGTCCTGGTATAGTTACAATAATGAAAAAATAGGGCAGGGCAAGGATAACGCTCAACTATACCTCGAAAATAATCCCGAGATTATGGCAACTCTGGAAAAAAAGATTAGGGAGATTTTAGGTATACCAGTTAAGTAA
- the rny gene encoding ribonuclease Y translates to MMIITIVVFVVLFAGLSYWLFVQNNIIQKKEKEVEARTAKLVKEAERAAEDIRREALIQSKEEMLKIRNEAENELKERREKQLLQENRLIQKEEHLDVREAHLETKEGELQKKTASVEKQQQDIEVVYQKQIEILEKVAQLGREDAKKMLLEHLDREVKFEAAKIIKETEELAQKTSVRKAREIIATAIQRCAVDNVVEITTSVVALPNDEMKGRLIGREGRNIRAFETLTGIDLIIDDTPETVVLSGFDPIRREIAKLTLEKLIQDGRIHPTRIEDIYNQAKKDLEAIIMDIGERSALEADVQNLSQNIIYLLGRLHYRTSYGQNVLQHSIEVAHIASLMAQELNVNVRLARRAGLLHDIGKAIDFEREGTHAQLGADFAVKNGENEEVIHAILAHHEETKPQTIEAILVAAADAISASRPGARRESIEAYIKRLETLENLAISFSGVEKAFAIQSGREIRVMVKPDIINDKLASKLARDIVKKIESELEYPGTIKVTVIRETRVQEVAK, encoded by the coding sequence ATGATGATAATTACCATCGTAGTATTTGTAGTATTATTCGCAGGATTAAGTTATTGGTTATTTGTTCAGAATAATATCATTCAGAAAAAAGAAAAAGAAGTGGAAGCCAGGACCGCTAAACTGGTAAAGGAAGCAGAAAGAGCTGCAGAGGATATAAGGCGCGAAGCATTAATTCAGTCCAAAGAAGAAATGCTCAAAATCAGAAATGAAGCCGAGAATGAGTTAAAGGAAAGAAGAGAAAAACAGTTGCTTCAGGAAAACCGTCTTATTCAGAAAGAAGAACATCTGGATGTACGCGAGGCCCATCTGGAAACCAAAGAAGGTGAATTGCAGAAAAAGACCGCTTCCGTAGAAAAACAGCAACAGGATATTGAGGTTGTTTATCAGAAGCAGATTGAAATACTGGAGAAGGTTGCTCAGCTTGGCCGTGAAGACGCAAAAAAGATGCTGCTGGAACATCTGGACAGAGAAGTGAAATTTGAAGCTGCCAAGATTATTAAGGAAACAGAGGAACTGGCGCAAAAAACTTCGGTAAGAAAAGCCAGAGAAATTATAGCTACTGCCATCCAACGTTGTGCTGTAGACAATGTTGTGGAAATCACAACTTCCGTTGTGGCATTACCGAACGATGAAATGAAGGGCCGCTTGATAGGTCGTGAAGGACGAAATATTCGTGCTTTTGAAACTTTAACAGGTATAGACCTGATTATTGATGATACTCCGGAAACTGTTGTGTTATCGGGTTTTGACCCCATACGCAGGGAGATCGCCAAATTAACTCTGGAGAAATTGATACAGGATGGCAGGATCCACCCGACAAGAATTGAAGATATCTATAATCAGGCCAAGAAGGATCTGGAAGCCATTATCATGGACATTGGAGAAAGATCCGCCCTGGAAGCAGATGTACAGAACCTGTCACAAAATATTATTTATTTGCTGGGCAGGTTGCATTACCGCACTAGTTACGGTCAGAATGTTTTACAGCACAGTATAGAAGTTGCGCATATAGCTTCACTTATGGCTCAGGAACTGAATGTAAACGTTAGGCTGGCCAGAAGAGCCGGTTTACTGCATGACATCGGCAAGGCGATAGACTTCGAACGTGAAGGTACCCATGCTCAGTTGGGAGCAGACTTCGCTGTGAAAAATGGAGAAAACGAAGAAGTAATTCACGCCATTCTGGCCCACCACGAAGAAACAAAACCGCAGACTATTGAAGCAATCCTGGTCGCGGCTGCTGATGCCATATCTGCTTCCAGACCGGGTGCCAGAAGAGAGTCTATAGAAGCTTATATTAAGCGTCTGGAAACTTTGGAAAACCTGGCAATTTCCTTCTCCGGCGTAGAAAAAGCTTTTGCTATTCAATCAGGCAGAGAAATCAGGGTCATGGTAAAACCGGATATTATTAACGACAAGCTGGCTTCCAAGCTGGCCCGTGATATTGTTAAAAAGATTGAAAGTGAACTGGAATATCCAGGGACAATAAAAGTTACGGTAATCAGAGAAACCAGGGTACAGGAAGTCGCTAAATAA
- a CDS encoding TIGR00282 family metallophosphoesterase — protein MIKVLFFGDIVGKIGRDMFFAQLPELKKKFKPDLVIINGENSANGKGITSKIYHSYLQAGVDCVTSGNHIFDNKEILPLIDEYEALIRPANYPVSVPGNVVYKKVIKGTKIAVVNFLGQVFMPPVDNPFHVFESMLNTVLKDSSLIIADIHAEATSEKMAFAYNYTGKLSAVCGTHTHIQTSDAQILGEHTAYITDLGMIGAKHSILGMAPESIINRFITYMPERIAPPETDEEVVMDYVFMEFDTSGKACNIESFHNILEVE, from the coding sequence ATGATTAAGGTTCTGTTTTTTGGCGATATTGTAGGCAAAATAGGGCGGGATATGTTTTTCGCCCAATTGCCGGAATTGAAAAAAAAGTTTAAACCTGACCTGGTTATCATTAATGGAGAAAACTCAGCTAACGGCAAGGGCATTACCTCCAAGATTTATCATAGTTATTTACAGGCCGGAGTTGATTGTGTAACTTCCGGTAATCATATATTTGATAATAAGGAGATATTGCCTCTGATTGATGAGTATGAAGCACTTATCCGTCCGGCAAATTATCCGGTAAGCGTTCCTGGGAACGTGGTTTATAAAAAAGTAATAAAAGGTACAAAGATTGCTGTTGTAAATTTTTTGGGCCAGGTTTTTATGCCTCCGGTTGATAATCCTTTCCATGTTTTTGAGTCCATGCTAAATACTGTCTTAAAAGACAGTTCGTTAATTATCGCCGATATACATGCTGAAGCTACTTCTGAAAAAATGGCCTTTGCTTACAATTATACCGGGAAATTATCGGCAGTTTGCGGAACACACACACATATCCAGACCTCTGACGCGCAAATACTGGGTGAACATACGGCGTATATAACAGACCTGGGGATGATAGGCGCTAAACACTCAATCCTGGGTATGGCTCCGGAATCCATAATTAACCGTTTTATTACTTATATGCCGGAGAGGATTGCTCCACCAGAAACTGATGAAGAAGTTGTTATGGATTATGTGTTTATGGAGTTCGACACTTCAGGCAAGGCCTGCAATATAGAATCATTTCATAATATACTGGAAGTGGAATAA